The following DNA comes from Rhea pennata isolate bPtePen1 chromosome 7, bPtePen1.pri, whole genome shotgun sequence.
TTTAGCTTGAATCTATAGCACTACTAATATGTACCCCAGGAAGTATACCAGCTTCTGATGGATCTTGACTACAGGAAAATGAGACTCCTGGAAGACTAGCTGTTGATATGTTCACATAGACCCATAGAAGGATCTAATATTTGCAGTGGACATTGGAGTGGATGAGCTTGCTACAATATGAAGACAAACAGTTGCATTCATATTTCTACCACCATTTAAACAGGTGGAGATTATGAGTTCAAGACAGTCCCATGGACAAGAGTGGCTGCTTCAGCTCACTGAAATTGAAGCATACTGTGGGTAAAAACTTCCtaaaagtcaaaacaaattcaaatggatttgtgtttgaaagaaattttataaAGGCATAACTTCTTCTCAAGCAGAGAATTAATAATCTTCAGAAGCAGACCAGCCACAGTATGGtatgtagaagaaaaaatagaaatagaaagcTAACCCATGTTGCACTTTATGCTAAAGACAAAAATCCCCTATTATATAGACACAGTTTGAGTCATCTACCAGCTTGGAACTTCTTTTGTGAAGACAAAGAGTCAACATCTCTAATGCAATGAACTTAAATCATTTTGCACACAGTAAATACACAATACATCTGCTATAAAAGTCAGTACTATATTTACTCATTGTGATACGGGAGCAAGGAAATACTACTCAAAGACCTAAACAACAAGCTGCGTATGAGAGGAGACATAGGTCATGTCCAAACACAACAAGAATTCTCATCTTCTAGTATCACCTAGACAAGAAGGTCGCTCTCTTCACCACTATTTCTTATGCCCaagaaataaatacactgaACTATCCCTATCTATCTTGACAGGTCATGGTTCTTGGGAGAACAACATCAAAAACAGAGCTTGGATTATGGTATCAGGTAATACTGCCCTTACTGCCCATAACACTGCCCATAGAGAAGATGAAGACTCAGACCTTTtactctggggaaaaaaaacacacaggaagaaacaagatttttttttttttttgtcctgagGTTAGCTATCCAGAACAGTGTAACTTGAGTTGACTTCATGTTTCATCACCtctaaggagaggaaagcacatagACTGAAAAAATGATATAGGTTAAGCAATCATAACTCGTTTCCAAGCATTAATCACTTCCTTGTTACCACCATGTGTGAATTATATACAGCACACAGCATCCATCCATTAAAGTACTGCAAGACTAGCTATGTTGAGGTTAcaatttctcctttcctcagaTTTCACATTGTGATAGTTGCTATGATTGCAGCTATCTAACAGCAAATACAGCTTTTGCACTTcatgggagggaaaagaaaactattttttttttttggtaaatggATCCATTAGACCCCTAAGTAATCAGACTATGTTTGTTTCATCAAGGAGCTATAATTCCTTTCATAACATCCCATTGAAATGAGCATGATTCTTCACACCTTTGCAGTCCCCCTGTACAGTATTTGGTACACAGGACACTGTGAAGCTCTCTCATTAATACTGAAAGTAGCATTTTGCTTTGGTTCTCTTGAGCAAACGATAGGCTTATGtcaataaataacattttcattcaCAGCTGAGGACCAAAGATAAAGCCGATCCTAATGAAAGAAGATTAAGCGTGTTCCCAATGCTTCCCCAAATGATCTCAGTTTCAAACCTTTTGCTCCTCCATGGCATTCCTTTCCTTCTTGACTGAAAACATTGTCATTCTCCCAGTAATGATACTTTGGATGTGTCTCTTCCTATTTGCTTTCCCCTATTCAATTTCTAAGGCGTTTATTTTACCTTGAACTGATAGGATCAGCTTCTCAGTTCATCCTTCACTGTCACCAGAGTTTGCTGAAGATTTTCCTCATAGTATGATTTGCATATAACTGCACTACCATTTGTCCGCTACCCCCTACTACCCTGTTAATGTTTTCCAAGTATTTATGCAGGTATAGTCAGACTTGCAAGGATCACCCCTCCCCGCAGTCTAGCCTATATTCAGAACAAAGAACATCACTGCTACTGCCAGGGCCCACAACTTTGGCACCGATTTGTTGATTTGCATAAAGTCAAGCCTGTGAGGTTATGCCAACTGGAAGGTATTCAGTGTACTTCAGGATTCTCTAAACATTTTACAGAATGAGTCCGTAGTACAGCCAAAGTAAGTTGTGATGGGATAGGTCAAGTTTTGATCACAAATACAAATAATCATCTTCAGCAGGGTGATGAAATTACTGAAACTTTTGCAGTAAGGGTATAGAAATCTTTTTATCCTAGCAAATGATGCCGAACAAAACACTTGCCAGTCACTTGTAGAGCTGGCTGCCAAAAATCATCTTTGCAAGTTTTCCTATTGTCTTTTTATTTGAGTTCATAGCAACCACCCACTTAACAGCAAATCTGACACATTTCATACAATCCAAGATAAATCAGCAGGAAGCAGTAGGATATTCTCCTCTGATTTAAGTTGCACCGTAAACTCTCTGTATAATGAGACACCAACAGATAGTAAGAGCCATTTCTAGCCCAAGAAAAACATGCTCATTAAAATCAGTGTAAATTCTCCACCAGTAAAGATGTGGGAAGTGGCCCAGTAAAAATCTAACTCTTGTCATTCTTCATTAAATGATCGTCTCCTAGAATAACCAAGTTTCTGGAATCCCCATTAGTGCCATTACGCAACAGGTTCATTGCAGGGGTCACATCCAGTACACTCTAAGAGTAAGGTCCATTTACAAAATCCTACTGCTACCAGTTTGGAATCGTTCTGGTCTAAGAGCAAGCTGATGATGAAAATCAGGAAGAGGCGCTCCACATCTCCAAACCTGGAACTGAAACCTTAAGCAGCTGCACTGGCATAGCACCAAGCTAATTCATCCAGAGCTGACTAACGTTATACAACTATTCTGACTAACGTTATACAACTATTTATatactttctgaaaacattttattttctttcatgggGCATTACCTGCTTGCCTGTGGTGGTTTATGCATCTTGCTCCCAGCCCATTTGTAAGTCATCTGGAATGAAAAGCGTTAAGAGGAAACAGCTGCTTTCCTTACAGTTTTGAGCAGCCCCTTTCAGGAAGGAATGTCTAGAGAAAAGACACTGGGTATTTTCTATGTCTTAATTTACAAGACTTCTTTAGCAAGAAGTCGTAGCACGTACGTGTAAGATGCCGGATCAACTTAGCAAAAGGGTCCCCCAAAATCTACGTTGTGACGCTTCCTCACTGCATGGGGCCACTGCTAGGCCAAGCAACACACAGGACTGCTGCTTCCAAAAGCCACTCTCAAGACATGAGGTGAAGGccaaattccttctttttttttttttaatcttaaaacaCTGCTGGTTGGCCTGGGCTGCCAAGCACTCTTCTCAGAGCAGCTCTTAGAGCCGTCCctccgcggcggccgctgcTGGGGTCCCCCGCTGGAGCCGCAGGCGCAGAGGGGAGCCGAGCGGCCGGGAGGCCTcggggggcccggccggggaCAGGGGCAGGTGGCCGGGTGCCCTAGGCGAggcggccgggcccccgcgggccgccccggggccagGAGGGAGCAGCGGCCTCGCCTTCGTGCGAGCCGCCCCGTATTTACCCTCCTACTTCCTTGTTCCACCGCAACGCCGGGGCCATAAACCGCCCGGCTGGCGCGGCCGAGCCGCAGCAGGGcgagcaggaggcagaggcgCCGAGGGCATGGCGGCCGGACCCCCGCCCCGAGCCGGGAGGGCACTGCCGTCGCCAacgccgcggcggcgggcgggagccTGGCCCTGGGCCTCGGGCTGGCGCCGGCCGCCCACGGCCACTCCCCCACCGGCCTTCCCCAtgcccggcgccgggggcaACAGGACCTACTTCCCCTTCTTCTCGGACGTGGGGAGTCAGCACAGCGTGGGCCTGCGCGCCGCCGAGTCCATCGCGCTGGCCTCCATCTTCCTGCTCGCGCTGGCGGGCAACGTGTGGGGCATCTGCCTgctggcgcggcggcggcaccggctcTGCGCCGCCAACTGCCTGGTGCTCAACCTCTTCTGCGCCGACCTGCTCTTCATCAGCACCATCCCCATCATCACCGTGGTGCGCTGGACCGGCTCCTGGGTGCTGGGCGACGCCGTCTGCCACCTGCTCTTCTACGCGGTGAGCCTGAGCGGCACCGTCGTCATCCTCTCGCTGGGCGCCGTCAGCCTGGAGCGCATGGCCAGCATCGTGCGGCTGCGGCAGGGCGCCGCGTGCTCCCGCCGGGCGCTGGCCACCGCCGTCCTCCTCGTCTGGGGCTTCTCCGCCCTCGCCACCCTCCCGCTCTGCCTCTTCTTCACCGTGGTGCCGCTGCCCGCCGCTGGCAAGGTAAGGCCAGCTCCGGGGGAGCCGAGGGGGCCAGGCGGGTggcagcgccccgcggggcAGACGCCCAGGGAGCCGGGACCCCGATCCTGCAACATAAGCGCAGACGGAGATTCGTGGCTTTCCTCGGTACGGCTAGGAAGTCCCGTCCGCAGTGTGCTTCCCCGCCACGGCCCCAGCACGTGAACTGGCCTCGTGtcatctccttcctcccccGAGCAGAGCGGCTCCGGGCTTGGGGGTTGTTTTTTCATCTTATTCTTTCCAGCGTTTTGAAATGCATGCAAAAATGCGTTCTAGGTGGCACTCAAATACATACAAATCCTCGAGTGtatgcatttctgttttaagcTGTCATTAGGACTTGATATGAAATTTATGGCAATAATTAGATTGTGGACAACACTTGTAAGTATAcgagattttaaaaataataagtaatACATTAATTGACAGCTCTGTTCAAGTGGAAACTTCCCATAGATTCCGATTAGTCTGCAGCCACTTCTTCCACAGGCTTAGAGACAGGTAAGGACAAATTTCCAGTAAAAAGAACTGTACAACggtaattttcttctttatcctttGTAAACAGGACTTTCAGATTTGCACCTTGCTTTGGCCCAGCTTTGAAGGAGAAATAGTTTGGGATGTGACCTTCGCCATCATTGTCTTTTTAATACCAGGATTAATCATTGTCATCAGTTACTCCAAAATTTtacaggtatttttttcctttaaattttgtTATAG
Coding sequences within:
- the FFAR4 gene encoding free fatty acid receptor 4 encodes the protein MPGAGGNRTYFPFFSDVGSQHSVGLRAAESIALASIFLLALAGNVWGICLLARRRHRLCAANCLVLNLFCADLLFISTIPIITVVRWTGSWVLGDAVCHLLFYAVSLSGTVVILSLGAVSLERMASIVRLRQGAACSRRALATAVLLVWGFSALATLPLCLFFTVVPLPAAGKDFQICTLLWPSFEGEIVWDVTFAIIVFLIPGLIIVISYSKILQITKASRRSLNAGLAYSENHQIRVSQRDYKLFRALFVLMISFFIMWSPIMITIFLILVQNYNQNVYILPSAFFWIMLFTFANSAVNPILYNIAHFRHKCREILLCCTGSPVRNGADTETTVRRNNHEQPNLSFISR